A window of Fusarium verticillioides 7600 chromosome 10, whole genome shotgun sequence contains these coding sequences:
- a CDS encoding chitinase 1 — translation MVALDDMTSGIPALVVPANNDDISEEATGSVNAVYFVNWGIYGRNYQPQNLPASQLTHVLYAFMNVRADGTVYTGDSYADLEKHYTGDSWEEPGNNAYGCVKQLFLLKKANRKLKVMLSIGGWTWSTNFPAASASAATRSTFAKSSVTLMKDWGFDGIDIDWEYPANATDASNMILLLQAVRSELDSYSKQYANGYHFQLSIAAPAGPDNYNKLKMKDLGSVLDHVNLMAYDYAGSWSAFSGHQANKYANTKIPNATPFNTDQAVKAYVNGGVPSAKMVLGMPIYGRAFENTAGLGQPYSGVGSGSWENGIWDYKALPKAGASLVYDRDAQASYSYDSNTKELISFDTPGMVENKVLYIKNLSLGGSMFWEASADKTGADSLIGTSSKKLGTLDSTNNCLSYPNSQYANIAKGLS, via the exons ATGGTCGCACTCGACGATATGACTTCTGGCATTCCCGCCCTTGTCGTTCCAGCCAACAACGATGACATCTCCGAGGAGGCAACTGGTAGCGTCAACGCTGTTTACTTTGTTAACTG GGGTATCTATGGGCGTAACTATCAGCCCCAGAACCTTCCCGCATCGCAACTGACTCACGTGCTTTATGCTTTCATGAACGTGAGAGCTGACGGAACTGT CTACACTGGAGATTCCTATGccgatcttgagaagcacTACACTGGCGACT CCTGGGAAGAGCCCGGAAACAATGCCTACGGATGTGTGAAgcagctcttcctcctcaagaaggccaacCGAaagctcaaagtcatgcTTTCTATCGGCGGCTGGACCTGGTCAACCAACTTCCctgctgcctctgcctcagcTGCTACCCGGTCCACCTTCGCCAAGAGTTCCGTTACTCTCATGAAGGATTGGGGCTTCGATGGTATCGACATCGACTGGGAATATCCCGCCAATGCTACCGACGCTAGTAACATGATTCTTCTGCTCCAGGCCGTGCGCAGCGAGCTTGATTCATACTCTAAGCAATATGCCAATGGATATCACTTCCAGCTTTCGATCGCTGCCCCCGCAGGTCCTGATAACTACAAtaagctcaagatgaaggaccTCGGATCGGTTCTCGACCATGTTAATCTCATGGCTTATGACTACGCCGGCTCTTGGAGCGCCTTCTCCGGCCACCAAGCTAACAAAtacgccaacaccaagatccCAAACGCTACCCCTTTCAACACCGACCAGGCCGTCAAGGCTTACGTCAATGGTGGCGTCCCGTCCGCCAAGATGGTTCTTGGTATGCCCATCTACGGTCGCGCATTTGAGAACACTGCTGGCCTCGGACAGCCATATTCTGGCGTCGGATCTGGAAGCTGGGAGAACGGTATCTGGGACTACAAGGCTCTGCCTAAGGCCGGAGCTAGCCTTGTCTATGATCGTGATGCTCAGGCCTCTTATAGCTATGACTCCAACACGAAGGAGCTTATCTCTTTCGACACCCCTGGTATGGTCGAGAACAAGGTCCTTTACATCAAAAACCTTAGCCTTGGTGGTAGCATGTTCTGGGAGGCGTCtgctgacaagactggtgCTGACTCGTTGATCGGCACCAgctccaagaagcttggaacTCTGGATAGCACTAACAACTGTTTGAGCTACCCCAACTCGCAGTACGCCAACATTGCCAAGGGGCTCTCTTAA